Proteins encoded together in one Carassius auratus strain Wakin chromosome 32, ASM336829v1, whole genome shotgun sequence window:
- the LOC113052095 gene encoding galactosylgalactosylxylosylprotein 3-beta-glucuronosyltransferase 3, which yields MRMRLKLKTVFVLYFTVSLLGLIYALMQLGQRCDCRGHDMSKDQQISQLRGELQKLQEHIKTSELAKKTDVPRIYVITPTYARLVQKAELTRLSHTFLHVPHLHWIMVEDAPQPTLLVTDFLAASGLTYTHLHQLTPKDRKLQEGDPSWLKPRGAEQRNEGLRWLREMGAAAEGKEAAALEEAVVYFADDDNTYSLQLFEEMRYTYRVSVWPVGLVGGMKFERPVVEDGKVVRFHTGWRPNRPFPMDMAGFAVSLRFILTTPQARFDGDAQMGFLESSFLQHLVTMDDLEPKADLCTKVLVWHTRTEKPKMKREDALQKQGLGSDPDVEV from the exons ATGAGAATGAGACTGAAGCTGAAGACTGTGTTTGTCCTGTACTTCACTGTGTCACTACTAGGACTCATCTATGCGCTGATGCAGCTGG GTCAGCGCTGTGACTGCAGAGGTCATGACATGTCTAAAGATCAGCAGATCTCTCAGCTGAGAGGAGAGCTGCAGAAGCTGCAGGAACACATCAAAACATCAGAGCTGGCGAAGAAGACTGATGTGCCCAGAATTTATGTGATAACACCCACTTATGCAAG ACTGGTGCAGAAGGCTGAGCTCACTCGCTTGTCCCACACCTTCCTCCATGTTCCTCATCTTCACTGGATCATGGTGGAGGACGCTCCTCAGCCAACTCTGCTCGTCACAGATTTCCTGGCTGCATCTGGCTTGACCTACACCCATCTCCACCAGCTGACCCCCAAAGACAGGAAGCTGCAGGAGGGTGATCCCAGCTGGCTGAAGCCCCGGGGGGCTGAGCAGAGGAACGAGGGTCTGCGCTGGCTCAGGGAGATGGGTGCTGCTGCTGAGGGAAAGGAAGCGGCTGCACTTGAGGAGGCTGTGGTGTACTTTGCTGATGATGACAATACATATAGTCTGCAGCTTTTTGAAGAG ATGCGGTACACATACCGTGTTTCTGTGTGGCCTGTGGGTCTGGTGGGCGGGATGAAGTTTGAGCGGCCCGTGGTGGAGGATGGGAAGGTTGTGCGTTTCCACACTGGCTGGCGTCCCAACCGCCCGTTCCCCATGGACATGGCTGGTTTTGCAGTGTCCCTGAGGTTTATACTGACCACACCCCAAGCACGATTTGACGGTGATGCTCAGATGGGCTTCCTGGAAAGTAGCTTCCTTCAGCACCTGGTTACTATGGATGACCTTGAACCCAAAGCAGACCTGTGCACCAAG GTGCTGGTGTGGCACACCCGAACTGAGAAGCCAAAGATGAAAAGGGAAGACGCTTTGCAGAAGCAAGGGTTGGGTTCAGATCCGGATGTGGAGGTGTGA
- the LOC113052096 gene encoding N-alpha-acetyltransferase 40-like isoform X2, giving the protein MVRKSNRAKEKKQRRLEERAAMDAVCARVDAANKLEDPLSALPVFKKYDRNGLNLEIECKRVAALSPDTVEWAYELTRANMQTLYEQSEWGWKEREKREEMKDERAWYLLARDADSKPVAFSHFRFDVECGEEVLYCYEVQLESKVRRKGLGKFLIQTLQLIANSTQMKKVMLTVFKHNHGAYQFFRDALQFEIDETSPSVSGCCGEDGSYEILSRRTKYGEASGHAHGGGHCGGCCH; this is encoded by the exons ATGGTG AGAAAATCAAACAGAGCAAAGGAGAAAAAGCAGCGGAGACTGGAAGAACGGGCAGCTATGGATGCGGTGTGTGCTAGGGTGGATGCAGCCAATAAG CTTGAAGATCCTCTGTCTGCCTTGCCAGTGTTCAAAAAATATGACAGAAACGG GCTAAACCTGGAGATTGAGTGTAAACGGGTAGCTGCATTGAGTCCAGATACAGTGGAGTGGGCCTATGAGTTGACTAGAGCCAACATGCAGACGCT ATATGAACAGAGTGAGTGGGgatggaaggagagagagaaaagggaggAGATGAAGGATGAGAGAGCGTGGTATCTCCTGGCCCGTGATGCTGACTCCAAACCTGTAGCATTTTCCCACTTTCGATTTGATGTGGAGTGTGGAGAAGAGGTTTTATATTG TTATGAAGTTCAGCTGGAGAGTAAAGTCAGACGGAAAGGCCTGGGGAAATTTCTCATCCAAACCCTTCAGCTTATCGCCAACAG CACACAAATGAAAAAGGTCATGCTGACAGTATTTAAACACAATCATGGCGCTTACCAGTTCTTTAGGGACGCTTTACA GTTCGAGATTGATGAAACCTCCCCCAGTGTGTCTGGTTGCTGTGGAGAAGACGGCTCCTATGAGATTCTGAGTCGGAGAACAAAGTACGGCGAGGCCTCGGGACATGCGCATGGGGGCGGCCACTGTGGAGGCTGCTGCCATTAA
- the LOC113052096 gene encoding N-alpha-acetyltransferase 40-like isoform X1: MGRKSNRAKEKKQRRLEERAAMDAVCARVDAANKLEDPLSALPVFKKYDRNGLNLEIECKRVAALSPDTVEWAYELTRANMQTLYEQSEWGWKEREKREEMKDERAWYLLARDADSKPVAFSHFRFDVECGEEVLYCYEVQLESKVRRKGLGKFLIQTLQLIANSTQMKKVMLTVFKHNHGAYQFFRDALQFEIDETSPSVSGCCGEDGSYEILSRRTKYGEASGHAHGGGHCGGCCH; encoded by the exons ATGGGG AGAAAATCAAACAGAGCAAAGGAGAAAAAGCAGCGGAGACTGGAAGAACGGGCAGCTATGGATGCGGTGTGTGCTAGGGTGGATGCAGCCAATAAG CTTGAAGATCCTCTGTCTGCCTTGCCAGTGTTCAAAAAATATGACAGAAACGG GCTAAACCTGGAGATTGAGTGTAAACGGGTAGCTGCATTGAGTCCAGATACAGTGGAGTGGGCCTATGAGTTGACTAGAGCCAACATGCAGACGCT ATATGAACAGAGTGAGTGGGgatggaaggagagagagaaaagggaggAGATGAAGGATGAGAGAGCGTGGTATCTCCTGGCCCGTGATGCTGACTCCAAACCTGTAGCATTTTCCCACTTTCGATTTGATGTGGAGTGTGGAGAAGAGGTTTTATATTG TTATGAAGTTCAGCTGGAGAGTAAAGTCAGACGGAAAGGCCTGGGGAAATTTCTCATCCAAACCCTTCAGCTTATCGCCAACAG CACACAAATGAAAAAGGTCATGCTGACAGTATTTAAACACAATCATGGCGCTTACCAGTTCTTTAGGGACGCTTTACA GTTCGAGATTGATGAAACCTCCCCCAGTGTGTCTGGTTGCTGTGGAGAAGACGGCTCCTATGAGATTCTGAGTCGGAGAACAAAGTACGGCGAGGCCTCGGGACATGCGCATGGGGGCGGCCACTGTGGAGGCTGCTGCCATTAA
- the LOC113052094 gene encoding uncharacterized protein LOC113052094 — MTIGRSSKKNMAPRSPPFLDKASGFYGRLDEVCGDGVQRETTEEQIGTLNRNSQDNRTAPSWIEEDDHVVDFNQGMMDDDGTTLLKRKPSRLSRRWSRMSSRKAKYDTFSSEKELGKETNKFTSVHLNPEVPPPASQTLENSREPEPTLVHFSAREHADDQILISGKKEGEGEMEDTKKGKKPEGKHNGESLEVVKRNTVKNYRKAVDRAFRRGWETFVANLYSVTLTPISSNSSSSTTSDKSELNRNGVLAEFR, encoded by the exons ATGACTATCGGCAGGAGCTCCAAAAAGAACATGGCCCCTCGTTCTCCTCCTTTCCTGGACAAGGCTAGTGGATTCTATGGGCGCTTGGATGAAGTGTGTGGAGACGGTGTACAGAGAGAGACCACAGAAGAGCAGATAGGAACCTTGAACCGGAACAGCCAAGACAATAGGACAGCTCCGAGCTGGATAGAAGAGGATGATCATGTGGTTGATTTTAACCAGGGCATGATGGATGACGATGGGACCACTTTACTGAAGAGAAAGCCCAGCAGACTGAGTCGCCGCTGGAGCAGGATGAGCTCCAGGAAGGCAAAATATGATACATTTTCCTCAGAGAAAGAACTGGGTAAGGAGACCAATAAGTTCACCTCTGTTCATCTAAACCCAGAGGTGCCACCACCAGCATCCCAAACCCTGGAAAACAGCAGGGAACCAGAACCAACACTTGTCCATTTCTCTGCGAGGGAGCATGCTGACGACCAGATTCTGATCTCAGGGAAGAAGGAAGGAGAAGGGGAAATGGAAGACACAAAAAAAGGGAAGAAGCCAGAAGGCAAACATAACGGAGAGTCACTGGAAGTTGTAAAGAGAAACACTGTCAAGAATTATCGCAAG GCTGTGGACAGAGCTTTCCGTCGAGGATGGGAGACTTTCGTTGCCAATCTGTATAGTGTGACACTGACACCTATATCATCAAACTCTTCTTCATCCACAACATCAGACAAAAGTGAATTGAACAGGAATGGTGTTTTAGCAGAATTCAGATAA
- the LOC113052091 gene encoding basic leucine zipper transcriptional factor ATF-like isoform X2, with protein sequence MPAAIMDNFDQGSPFSQSDSQSPHDWSIQSEDHRHHRREKNRDAARKSRRKQTEKADLLHEALEQSNATFIKEISELKKELQLYTTALEQHKPHCTKLCRFEPSVTVTGGPSTATPSTSDIKFNIDPNLLPDLAFLPESNSVDISLTDLLDSSDWCSWDSVNGNGCLQQF encoded by the exons ATGCCAGCTGCCATCATGGACAACTTTGACCAGGGAAGTCCTTTCTCACAAAGTGATTCTCAAAGTCCTCATGATTGG AGCATTCAGTCGGAGGACCACAGGCACCATCggagagaaaaaaacagagaTGCAGCTCGCAAGAGTCgcagaaaacagacagaaaaggCAGACTTGCTGCACGAG GCTCTAGAGCAGTCCAATGCCACATTCATAAAAGAAATTTCTGAGCTGAAGAAGGAGCTTCAACTCTACACcacagctttggaacaacataaacCTCACTGCACTAAACTATGTCGATTTGAACCATCAGTTACTGTTACTGGAGGTCCGTCCACAGCTACACCCTCTACCTCAGATATCAAATTCAACATTGACCCAAACCTCTTGCCGGACCTGGCATTCTTACCAGAAAGTAATTCAGTGGACATATCTCTGACAGACCTCCTCGACAGTAGCGACTGGTGTTCTTGGGACTCAGTGAATGGGAACGGGTGCCTACAGCAGTTTTGA
- the arl2 gene encoding ADP-ribosylation factor-like protein 2 — protein sequence MGLLTILKKMKHKEREMRLLMLGLDNAGKTTILKKFNGEDVSTISPTLGFNIKTLEHRGFKLNIWDVGGQKSLRSYWRNYFESTDGLVWVVDSADRLRLEDCRKELSTLLLEERLGGATLLVFANKQDLPGALSKDGIREVLALDDIKTHHWCIVGCSAVTGENLLTGVDWLLDDIAARIFTSD from the exons ATGGGTTTACTGACGATCTTAAAGAAGATGAAGCACAAGGAGCGTGAAATGCGTCTACTAATGCT GGGTCTTGACAATGCTGGAAAAACAACCATCCTAAAGAAATTCAACGGCGAGGATGTCAGCACGATCTCTCCAACATTAGGCTTCAACATAAAGACACTCGAGCACAGAGG GTTTAAGCTGAATATCTGGGATGTGGGTGGTCAAAAGTCCTTGAGATCTTACTGGAGGAATTATTTTGAGAGTACAGATGGACTGGTGTGGGTCGTGGACAGCGCTGACAGATTGAGACTGGAGGACTGCAGGAAAGAGCTGAGTACTTTATTACTAGAGGAG CGATTAGGAGGAGCCACTCTGTTAGTTTTTGCAAACAAGCAGGACCTACCAGGTGCTTTATCAAAAGATGGAATTCGAGAG GTTTTAGCCCTTGATGACATTAAGACCCATCActggtgcattgtgggatgcagTGCTGTGACTGGGGAGAACCTGCTAACAGGTGTGGACTGGCTACTTGATGATATAGCAGCACGGATCTTCACATCTGACTGA
- the LOC113052091 gene encoding basic leucine zipper transcriptional factor ATF-like isoform X1 → MPAAIMDNFDQGSPFSQSDSQSPHDWSIQSEDHRHHRREKNRDAARKSRRKQTEKADLLHEELQALEQSNATFIKEISELKKELQLYTTALEQHKPHCTKLCRFEPSVTVTGGPSTATPSTSDIKFNIDPNLLPDLAFLPESNSVDISLTDLLDSSDWCSWDSVNGNGCLQQF, encoded by the exons ATGCCAGCTGCCATCATGGACAACTTTGACCAGGGAAGTCCTTTCTCACAAAGTGATTCTCAAAGTCCTCATGATTGG AGCATTCAGTCGGAGGACCACAGGCACCATCggagagaaaaaaacagagaTGCAGCTCGCAAGAGTCgcagaaaacagacagaaaaggCAGACTTGCTGCACGAG gAACTCCAGGCTCTAGAGCAGTCCAATGCCACATTCATAAAAGAAATTTCTGAGCTGAAGAAGGAGCTTCAACTCTACACcacagctttggaacaacataaacCTCACTGCACTAAACTATGTCGATTTGAACCATCAGTTACTGTTACTGGAGGTCCGTCCACAGCTACACCCTCTACCTCAGATATCAAATTCAACATTGACCCAAACCTCTTGCCGGACCTGGCATTCTTACCAGAAAGTAATTCAGTGGACATATCTCTGACAGACCTCCTCGACAGTAGCGACTGGTGTTCTTGGGACTCAGTGAATGGGAACGGGTGCCTACAGCAGTTTTGA